One stretch of Pedobacter riviphilus DNA includes these proteins:
- a CDS encoding SusC/RagA family TonB-linked outer membrane protein, whose protein sequence is MRKKNLKEFSPLKFFKIKALAFLFILSISLPVTASSFSALTGKIKLAREIVVTGTVTNETGATFPGVAVKIKGTEKAVQTDAKGKFSISVAATTDVLVFSYVGYTIQEQTVGDRTTINVQLSADTKTLNELVVVGYGTQKKATLTGSISQVKGADLVKSPQPNLSNSLAGRFSGVVINNRSGEPGYDGSNITIRGLATTGSNNVLIVVDGIPGQIGGLERLDPNDIESISVLKDASAAIYGNRAANGVILVTTKKGKTGKPTINYSFNQGFSSPTRLPKMADAATYAQIMNEISFDSNPAGGLNQSYTADQIEKFRNGSDPLLYPNTDWTDQTLEKTALQSQHSLSINGGGQDVKYYMSLGTVSQDGLYKNGATKYNQYNFRTNVDANVSKYLKVGLSVSGRQENRLFPQVAAGDIFRSIYRAKPIVSAYYPNGLPTTGIENANPAVQVTDIGGTSKSPTQVLNGILRATFIIPGVEGLSVDGFFSADKSNVFTKSFNKPYLLYQYDPTSKTYNSVITGGNNQKATLIEKHQNESLLTSNIKLNYARRFNLHDINAFVGYEQSENHLEYFDAQRFNFLSTNLPELSQGGAAATDYLNSGYSSNYNRKSVISRLAYSYDDKYLFEGQLRIDGSSIFPEGKRFGYFPSASAGWVMSKEKWFSDNVKFVDNLKIRASYGALGNDNVKGFQYFDNYVLVGNGFVAQSPGAASSSIQPGVNLVKLANPNITWEVAKKLDIGINATLFKNFSIEAIYFQQKRSDILTTRNASLPGSSGIVNPFDDKSVNYTPLVPSENIGKVNSNGFEATLGYNHNGENFKWNASGNFTYAKSKVIFIDEASGTPDYQRKTGRPLNVDLLYNAIGIFRTQQELDAYPHVSGAKVGDLKYLDYNNDGKITADDQTRTPYSNIPQITYGFTLGASYKNFDLSMVLAGQTQVSQYVLPESGSIGNFYSSWADNRFSAANPNGTYPRVTDRASNAISGGQFNNTFWLNDASFLRLKNVELAYNIKASFLERINVSGLRIYASAFNLFTISKVKDYDPEGTSGSGQFYPQQRIINLGANIKF, encoded by the coding sequence ATGAGAAAAAAAAATCTGAAGGAATTTTCGCCTTTAAAATTCTTTAAAATTAAAGCATTGGCTTTTCTATTTATCCTATCCATTAGTTTACCGGTAACCGCTTCTTCTTTTTCCGCATTAACGGGAAAAATAAAACTGGCGCGCGAGATTGTGGTAACAGGTACCGTAACAAACGAAACCGGAGCTACATTTCCGGGGGTAGCGGTTAAGATTAAGGGAACTGAAAAAGCAGTCCAAACCGATGCAAAAGGTAAATTTAGTATCAGTGTAGCAGCCACAACAGACGTACTTGTTTTTTCTTACGTAGGCTATACCATCCAGGAGCAAACGGTTGGAGATAGAACAACCATTAATGTTCAGCTTTCGGCTGATACCAAAACATTAAACGAACTGGTGGTGGTTGGTTACGGAACACAGAAGAAAGCAACACTTACGGGATCAATATCGCAGGTAAAGGGAGCTGACTTGGTGAAGAGTCCGCAACCGAACTTATCCAATTCGTTGGCTGGCCGGTTTTCTGGGGTAGTAATTAACAATAGGAGTGGCGAGCCTGGTTACGATGGTTCGAACATTACCATCAGGGGTTTGGCTACTACCGGTAGCAATAATGTATTAATCGTTGTAGATGGAATTCCCGGGCAGATCGGCGGACTAGAGCGTTTAGATCCCAACGATATTGAAAGCATTTCGGTATTAAAAGATGCCTCTGCAGCTATTTACGGTAACAGAGCAGCCAATGGGGTAATTTTGGTGACGACTAAAAAAGGAAAAACGGGTAAACCAACTATCAATTATAGTTTTAACCAAGGTTTTAGCTCGCCAACAAGATTGCCTAAAATGGCTGATGCGGCAACTTATGCACAGATTATGAACGAAATTAGTTTCGATTCTAATCCTGCAGGAGGTCTTAATCAATCTTATACGGCAGATCAGATTGAAAAATTCCGTAATGGTTCCGATCCATTGTTGTATCCTAATACCGATTGGACCGACCAAACTTTAGAGAAAACAGCTTTACAAAGCCAACATAGCCTTTCGATTAATGGTGGCGGACAAGATGTGAAATATTACATGTCGTTAGGAACTGTTTCTCAGGATGGCTTGTACAAAAATGGAGCAACTAAATATAATCAATACAATTTCCGCACGAATGTAGACGCTAATGTTTCCAAATATCTTAAAGTTGGCTTATCGGTATCCGGCAGACAGGAAAATCGTTTGTTCCCTCAGGTTGCAGCCGGCGATATTTTTAGATCTATTTATAGGGCAAAACCTATTGTATCTGCTTATTATCCAAATGGTTTGCCTACAACAGGTATAGAAAATGCCAACCCTGCGGTGCAGGTTACCGATATAGGTGGAACCAGTAAATCTCCAACTCAGGTTTTAAACGGTATTTTAAGAGCTACTTTTATTATTCCTGGCGTAGAAGGCCTTTCTGTTGATGGTTTCTTTTCTGCTGATAAATCTAATGTATTTACCAAAAGCTTCAACAAACCATATCTGCTGTACCAGTACGATCCAACATCTAAAACCTATAATAGCGTGATTACAGGTGGTAACAATCAAAAAGCGACATTAATCGAAAAACACCAAAACGAATCGTTACTTACTTCGAATATCAAACTAAATTATGCACGTCGTTTTAATTTACATGATATAAACGCTTTTGTAGGGTACGAACAAAGTGAAAATCATTTAGAATATTTCGATGCACAACGCTTTAATTTCTTATCTACCAATTTGCCCGAACTTTCACAGGGAGGTGCGGCGGCTACCGATTATCTGAACTCGGGCTATAGCTCAAACTATAACCGTAAAAGTGTAATCAGCCGTTTGGCTTACAGTTATGATGATAAATATTTATTTGAAGGACAGTTACGTATCGATGGTTCATCTATATTTCCGGAGGGTAAGCGATTTGGCTATTTTCCTTCTGCATCTGCAGGATGGGTGATGTCAAAAGAAAAATGGTTTAGCGATAATGTTAAATTTGTTGATAATTTAAAAATCAGGGCCTCATACGGAGCATTAGGTAACGATAACGTAAAAGGGTTCCAGTATTTTGATAACTATGTACTGGTTGGGAACGGGTTTGTGGCCCAAAGTCCGGGAGCTGCATCATCATCCATACAACCAGGCGTAAACCTGGTAAAGCTTGCAAATCCAAACATCACTTGGGAAGTGGCAAAAAAGCTTGATATTGGTATCAATGCCACTTTGTTTAAAAACTTTAGCATTGAGGCCATTTATTTTCAGCAAAAAAGATCTGATATCTTAACCACCCGTAATGCCTCATTGCCTGGTTCTTCAGGTATTGTAAATCCATTTGATGATAAGAGTGTGAACTATACGCCGTTAGTACCTTCAGAGAATATTGGAAAGGTGAACAGTAATGGTTTCGAAGCTACTTTAGGTTATAACCACAACGGCGAAAACTTTAAATGGAATGCATCGGGAAACTTTACTTATGCTAAAAGTAAAGTGATATTTATCGATGAAGCTAGCGGTACGCCAGATTATCAACGCAAAACAGGCAGACCATTAAATGTTGATCTGCTTTACAATGCCATTGGCATATTTAGAACACAACAGGAGTTAGATGCTTACCCACATGTTAGTGGGGCTAAAGTTGGCGATCTTAAATATCTTGATTACAATAATGATGGCAAAATAACTGCCGATGACCAAACCAGAACGCCATATAGTAACATCCCTCAAATTACTTATGGATTTACACTTGGTGCTTCTTATAAAAACTTTGATTTATCAATGGTATTAGCCGGACAAACCCAGGTAAGCCAATATGTTCTACCAGAATCAGGAAGCATTGGTAACTTTTACAGCAGCTGGGCCGATAACAGGTTTAGTGCTGCAAACCCGAACGGAACTTATCCAAGGGTAACCGACCGTGCTTCAAATGCCATTAGTGGTGGGCAGTTTAATAATACTTTCTGGTTAAATGATGCCTCATTTTTAAGGCTTAAAAATGTAGAACTTGCCTATAACATTAAGGCCAGTTTCTTAGAACGCATCAATGTATCGGGATTAAGGATTTATGCCAGTGCCTTTAACTTATTTACGATTTCTAAAGTAAAGGATTACGATCCTGAAGGAACCAGCGGTAGCGGACAGTTTTATCCGCAGCAACGCATTATTAACTTGGGCGCCAATATTAAATTTTAA
- a CDS encoding LytR/AlgR family response regulator transcription factor: MIKLNCLIVDDEPIARKLLEGYIERIPEVSLIKKCKNATEAYEALYETPIDLIFLDIAMPTITGTEFLRSLRRAPLVIFTTAFANFAVEGFELNSVDYLLKPITFERFYQAVQKAIDRKTPLHPQPIPDTPDYIFVKQDSKLVRINHVDIEFIHAEKDFCWIFCSGGTKYFVSKHLKMFEEILPLNKFLRVHRSYLVNLSKIKTLKGNTLTLGTEEIPIGANYRQLLMEKLRL; encoded by the coding sequence ATGATCAAACTAAATTGTCTTATTGTGGATGATGAGCCCATTGCAAGAAAATTGCTTGAGGGATATATAGAGAGAATCCCAGAGGTATCGCTTATCAAAAAATGCAAGAACGCAACCGAAGCCTATGAAGCTTTGTATGAAACGCCCATTGATCTCATTTTCTTGGATATTGCAATGCCAACCATTACAGGAACAGAATTTTTAAGGTCATTGCGCCGGGCACCCCTTGTTATTTTTACCACCGCTTTTGCCAATTTTGCAGTAGAAGGCTTTGAACTGAACTCTGTAGACTATCTGTTGAAGCCCATTACATTTGAGCGGTTTTACCAGGCTGTACAGAAAGCGATAGATCGAAAAACACCACTTCATCCCCAACCGATACCAGATACTCCTGATTACATTTTTGTTAAACAGGATTCGAAGTTGGTGCGCATTAACCATGTTGATATTGAATTTATCCATGCAGAAAAAGATTTCTGCTGGATTTTCTGCTCGGGCGGCACTAAATACTTTGTTTCCAAGCACCTGAAGATGTTTGAAGAAATATTGCCACTTAACAAATTCCTCCGTGTTCACCGCTCCTATTTGGTTAACCTTTCCAAAATCAAAACATTAAAAGGAAATACTTTAACATTAGGCACAGAAGAAATCCCGATAGGTGCAAACTATAGACAGCTATTGATGGAAAAACTAAGACTATAA
- a CDS encoding RagB/SusD family nutrient uptake outer membrane protein: MWSSFTDESIYNNDDATWLIQRGQLAPENLGSAGVYWGRSYRGIRECNYALGVLSKIAMSESHKKKLIAELKFIRAFRYQDLIRNYGGIVLMGDKITELSDNLQDPALFQRASIKESIDYVAAQLDQAAADLPLDNSNNWLIGRATKGAALALKSRLLLYAASPLYNAGTWQAAVTAAQAVISLNKYGIYTGGYANLFLTDQSNEVIFARLFTKNANHTHLEIANGPNGYGGWGGNLPMQNLVDDYEMANGKPITDPTSGYDSNEPYKGRDPRFAATILYNGAAYRERNVETFIPGGKDSKDGSDNWNTTKTGYYLKKFMNDAYPLQNPWGNAGFQPWIYFRYAEILLNYAEAANEAYGPDAVPAGSTMSARQAINMVRARPGVNMPELAVGLTQAQMRDAVRYERRVELAFEEHRFYDVRRWKIADVTENKPAGGIIITKTGTGFTYTPKVALDGRKFETKHYWLPIPRAEILASGGKLQQNPGY, encoded by the coding sequence ATGTGGAGCTCTTTTACAGATGAATCTATTTATAATAATGATGATGCAACCTGGTTGATCCAAAGAGGACAGCTTGCTCCAGAAAACCTGGGTAGCGCCGGTGTATATTGGGGCAGGAGTTATCGGGGGATTAGAGAGTGTAATTATGCACTGGGCGTGCTGTCTAAGATTGCAATGAGCGAGTCGCATAAAAAGAAGTTAATAGCAGAACTTAAATTTATAAGGGCTTTCCGTTATCAGGATTTGATCAGAAACTATGGTGGAATCGTTTTGATGGGCGATAAGATAACCGAACTTTCAGATAACCTGCAAGATCCGGCATTGTTTCAACGTGCCTCGATTAAAGAATCTATAGATTATGTAGCAGCACAGCTAGACCAGGCTGCGGCAGATTTACCTTTAGATAACAGTAATAACTGGCTAATTGGTAGGGCAACTAAAGGTGCGGCACTGGCACTTAAATCGCGCTTACTGTTATATGCAGCAAGTCCATTGTACAATGCTGGTACCTGGCAGGCGGCTGTTACTGCAGCTCAGGCCGTTATTTCTTTAAATAAATATGGAATATATACTGGTGGATATGCAAACTTGTTTTTAACTGACCAAAGCAATGAAGTTATTTTTGCAAGATTGTTTACCAAAAATGCCAACCATACCCATTTAGAAATTGCAAACGGACCAAACGGTTATGGCGGTTGGGGCGGCAATTTGCCAATGCAGAACCTGGTAGATGATTACGAAATGGCCAATGGAAAACCGATTACAGATCCTACTTCTGGTTATGACAGTAATGAACCTTACAAAGGCCGTGATCCGCGTTTTGCAGCGACCATTTTATACAATGGAGCAGCATACCGCGAGCGTAATGTAGAAACCTTTATTCCCGGAGGAAAAGACAGTAAAGATGGAAGTGACAACTGGAACACCACAAAAACCGGATATTACCTTAAAAAATTCATGAATGATGCTTATCCATTGCAAAACCCTTGGGGCAACGCAGGTTTTCAGCCATGGATCTATTTTAGATATGCAGAAATTTTGCTTAACTATGCTGAAGCTGCGAATGAAGCTTATGGGCCTGACGCTGTTCCTGCCGGATCGACAATGTCGGCCAGACAAGCCATAAATATGGTAAGGGCAAGGCCAGGTGTTAATATGCCTGAATTGGCTGTTGGGCTTACACAGGCACAAATGCGCGATGCAGTCCGCTATGAGCGTAGGGTAGAGCTTGCTTTCGAAGAACATCGCTTTTATGATGTTAGAAGATGGAAAATTGCCGATGTAACGGAAAATAAACCTGCAGGCGGAATAATTATTACCAAAACAGGTACTGGGTTTACCTACACGCCTAAAGTTGCTTTAGATGGGCGAAAATTTGAAACCAAACACTATTGGTTACCTATACCTAGAGCCGAAATTTTAGCATCAGGTGGTAAATTGCAGCAAAACCCTGGTTATTAA
- a CDS encoding glycoside hydrolase, translating to MIKPYQHLNRFFICLAVFFYGETALAQEAVVKIEIDPAITFQTIEGFGASDAWTCQFAGLWPAEKREKMADLLFSTQTTKTGQPLGIGLNMWRFSIGGGSAAQGKASDIGDEWRRQYAFLQPDGRYDWNAMPGQTWFLKAAKTRGVKQFIGFVNSPHVLFTKNGKAYSTDGNCNLNFDKLPQFAEYLVTTIKGIKKTTGIELNYLSPANEPQWKWNEHNQEGCPYNNIELAQLYRGVNEAFVKNQVKTKIQIGEAGQLDYLYDNGNATKGNQAYQFFNASSPNYVGNLSHIDQSISGHSYFTTSPEQKFITVRKKTAEAVAQIKGLRYWMSEYCVLGDDVLKGEKRDLGMVTALFIAKLIHHDLVLSNATSWQWWLAVSAGDYKDGLVYIDKNKTDGQVYDSKLLWALGNYSRFIGAGSKRLQVKTIEEKVPQVYVSSYLQNKKLVTVAVNPTENDLDLDIDVKGNEQSFVQTYVTSAEYSLSPYKQYQDTKRVRVPAKSITTILSN from the coding sequence ATGATAAAGCCATATCAACATCTTAACCGTTTTTTTATTTGCCTTGCTGTGTTTTTCTATGGCGAAACAGCCCTTGCACAAGAAGCTGTTGTAAAGATAGAGATCGATCCGGCAATCACATTCCAAACTATAGAAGGCTTTGGTGCCTCTGATGCATGGACTTGTCAATTTGCCGGATTATGGCCTGCAGAGAAAAGGGAGAAAATGGCTGATTTGCTTTTCAGTACCCAAACTACAAAAACGGGTCAGCCCCTAGGTATTGGCCTTAACATGTGGCGTTTCAGTATTGGTGGCGGCAGTGCCGCCCAAGGTAAGGCAAGCGATATTGGCGACGAATGGCGTCGTCAATACGCTTTTCTGCAACCAGATGGTCGTTATGATTGGAATGCAATGCCAGGGCAGACCTGGTTTTTAAAGGCCGCTAAAACCCGTGGCGTAAAACAGTTTATCGGCTTTGTAAACAGTCCGCATGTGCTTTTTACCAAAAATGGAAAAGCCTATTCCACAGATGGTAACTGCAACCTGAATTTTGATAAACTGCCCCAATTTGCAGAATACCTTGTTACTACCATAAAAGGAATAAAAAAAACAACCGGAATAGAACTAAATTACCTTAGCCCTGCAAACGAGCCACAGTGGAAATGGAATGAACACAACCAGGAAGGTTGCCCATATAACAATATCGAACTTGCTCAACTTTATAGGGGTGTTAATGAGGCTTTTGTTAAAAATCAGGTTAAAACCAAAATACAAATAGGAGAGGCTGGCCAACTCGATTATTTATATGATAATGGAAATGCCACAAAGGGAAATCAGGCATATCAATTCTTTAATGCTTCATCTCCGAATTATGTTGGCAACCTTTCTCATATAGATCAATCTATTTCTGGTCATAGCTATTTTACAACAAGTCCTGAACAAAAATTTATTACTGTCCGTAAAAAAACAGCCGAAGCAGTAGCGCAAATAAAAGGTTTAAGATATTGGATGTCTGAATATTGTGTACTTGGAGATGATGTGCTTAAAGGCGAAAAACGTGATTTGGGTATGGTAACCGCCCTTTTTATTGCAAAGTTGATCCACCACGATCTCGTTTTATCAAATGCTACATCATGGCAGTGGTGGTTAGCCGTATCGGCAGGCGATTATAAAGATGGGCTGGTTTATATTGATAAAAACAAAACAGATGGGCAGGTGTATGATAGTAAATTGTTATGGGCTTTAGGTAATTATAGCCGTTTTATTGGTGCTGGCAGTAAACGGCTTCAGGTTAAAACAATTGAAGAAAAAGTGCCACAGGTGTATGTATCATCTTACTTGCAAAATAAAAAGCTCGTAACGGTAGCCGTTAATCCTACAGAAAACGATCTCGATCTGGATATTGATGTAAAAGGGAATGAGCAAAGTTTTGTACAAACCTATGTTACTTCAGCCGAATACAGTTTGTCGCCCTACAAACAATATCAGGATACGAAACGTGTTCGTGTTCCTGCTAAATCTATAACCACCATACTCAGTAATTAA
- a CDS encoding glycoside hydrolase family 35 protein produces the protein MKSTLKHVMIKVILITCFASFGAFAQVKHTFKLADSVFLLDNKPFQIISGEMHYPRIPREAWRDRMKMAKAMGLNTIGTYVFWNVHEPQKDQFDFSGNNDIAEFVRIAKEEGLWVLLRPSPYVCAEWEFGGYPFWLQNIKGLQVRSKEAQYLKEYKEYITEIGKRLAPLQINHGGNILMVQVENEYGSYGNDKEYLKINEQLFKDAGFDGVLSTCDPVPALDGGHLAGLLPGVNGIDNPAQIRTLINKYNNGTGPYFVPEWYPAWFDWWGTKHHQVDPKTYANKLDTVLKGGVSINMYMFHGGTTRGFMNGANYNDSTAYEPQISSYDYDAPLDEAGNATTKFMLFREAIKKNLPANQTLPEVPAAKPAAALPVITFTKSTDIFNLVGKPKLSEKPLTFEALNQPYGFVRYSSTIKGGRKGVIKINELRDYGLVYINKKLAGVLDRRLYQDSLMVNLPAGNVQLDILVENMGRINFGPYLLKNNKGITKNVTFNGKEIKSWKMYPLPFDKIDTQKIPAKVTSQSAAVLKSASFNLTKVADTYLDMRQWGKGLVWVNGHNLGKYWGIGPQQTIYLPAEWLKKGKNEIVVFELLKPKQNILTSLDKAILNELKGK, from the coding sequence ATGAAATCTACCCTTAAACACGTAATGATTAAAGTAATTTTAATTACTTGTTTTGCCAGCTTTGGTGCGTTTGCACAGGTTAAGCATACTTTTAAACTCGCAGACTCCGTTTTTCTGCTCGATAATAAACCCTTTCAGATCATTTCAGGAGAAATGCATTACCCCCGTATACCAAGAGAAGCCTGGCGCGATAGAATGAAAATGGCTAAAGCCATGGGCTTAAATACCATTGGTACCTATGTATTTTGGAATGTGCACGAACCGCAGAAAGATCAGTTTGATTTTTCTGGTAATAATGATATTGCCGAATTTGTCCGTATTGCAAAAGAAGAAGGCTTATGGGTATTGCTTCGCCCTAGTCCGTACGTATGCGCCGAATGGGAATTTGGCGGTTATCCATTCTGGTTACAGAACATTAAAGGCTTACAGGTAAGGAGTAAAGAAGCACAATATTTAAAAGAATATAAGGAATATATTACCGAGATCGGTAAACGTTTGGCGCCCTTGCAGATTAACCATGGTGGCAACATTTTAATGGTGCAGGTAGAAAACGAATATGGTTCTTATGGAAACGACAAAGAATACCTGAAAATTAATGAACAACTCTTTAAAGATGCCGGTTTTGATGGTGTACTTTCTACCTGCGATCCGGTTCCGGCATTAGACGGTGGACATTTAGCGGGCTTGCTTCCTGGAGTTAACGGTATTGATAATCCTGCTCAGATCAGAACACTGATCAATAAATATAACAATGGTACCGGACCTTACTTTGTGCCAGAATGGTATCCGGCCTGGTTCGATTGGTGGGGAACAAAACATCACCAGGTAGATCCGAAAACGTACGCCAATAAACTAGATACTGTACTCAAAGGAGGGGTTTCTATTAACATGTATATGTTTCATGGCGGTACAACAAGAGGTTTCATGAACGGGGCAAATTATAACGATTCTACAGCTTACGAACCGCAGATTAGTAGTTATGATTATGACGCGCCCTTAGATGAAGCGGGTAATGCAACGACAAAATTTATGCTTTTCCGCGAAGCGATTAAAAAGAATTTACCTGCAAACCAGACACTACCCGAAGTACCCGCGGCCAAACCTGCTGCGGCATTGCCTGTAATCACCTTTACCAAATCAACTGATATCTTTAACCTGGTTGGCAAGCCAAAATTAAGTGAAAAACCATTAACCTTCGAAGCCCTTAACCAACCTTATGGTTTTGTACGCTACAGCAGTACCATAAAAGGTGGACGTAAAGGTGTAATTAAAATCAATGAGCTGCGCGATTACGGATTAGTATATATCAATAAAAAACTTGCAGGTGTTTTAGATAGAAGACTTTATCAGGATAGTTTAATGGTCAATCTTCCTGCAGGTAACGTACAATTGGATATTTTGGTAGAAAACATGGGGAGAATCAATTTTGGCCCTTACCTGCTTAAAAATAACAAAGGGATTACTAAAAATGTAACTTTTAATGGCAAGGAGATTAAATCGTGGAAAATGTACCCTTTGCCATTTGATAAAATAGATACCCAAAAAATACCTGCTAAAGTAACAAGTCAATCGGCAGCAGTGCTAAAATCGGCCTCATTTAATTTAACAAAAGTTGCCGATACTTACTTAGATATGCGCCAATGGGGGAAAGGACTGGTTTGGGTTAACGGACATAATTTAGGTAAATACTGGGGTATTGGACCACAACAGACCATTTATTTGCCAGCAGAATGGCTTAAAAAGGGAAAGAATGAAATTGTAGTTTTCGAACTGCTTAAACCTAAGCAGAATATATTAACCAGTTTAGATAAAGCCATTTTAAATGAGTTGAAAGGTAAATAA
- a CDS encoding sensor histidine kinase, with protein MAIQSFRSNIRALELAKENLQLEFNFLKAQLNPHFLFNAMNNIYGLILSGDKEKSAGLVSRLSELLRYTLYDSNEDLMPIEKELKLISDYIELEKVRLNDTKVNFKWQLDHNDYHIAPLLLMPLIDNAFKYNNDEEGSYIDIFLDVLQGRFRFTIENGIGEGQKGRTVGGIGINNLKKRLELYYKNNHWYETSVLDGVYAVNLTIQL; from the coding sequence ATGGCTATTCAGTCCTTTAGAAGCAACATTCGGGCCTTGGAACTGGCCAAAGAAAATCTGCAACTTGAGTTCAACTTCTTAAAGGCACAGTTAAATCCACATTTTCTGTTCAATGCCATGAACAATATCTATGGGCTCATTCTTAGCGGTGATAAAGAGAAATCGGCAGGATTGGTATCGAGGCTTTCTGAGTTGTTGCGTTATACCCTATATGATTCCAACGAAGACTTGATGCCAATAGAAAAAGAACTGAAACTGATAAGTGATTATATCGAGCTGGAGAAGGTAAGACTGAATGACACCAAGGTGAATTTTAAATGGCAACTGGACCATAATGATTATCACATCGCCCCTTTATTGTTAATGCCGTTAATTGATAATGCTTTTAAATACAATAATGATGAAGAGGGTTCGTATATTGACATTTTTTTGGATGTACTACAGGGACGGTTCAGATTTACCATTGAGAACGGTATAGGCGAAGGACAGAAAGGGCGTACAGTTGGTGGTATAGGTATTAACAACCTGAAAAAGAGATTGGAACTTTATTACAAGAATAATCATTGGTATGAAACTTCAGTTTTAGATGGGGTTTACGCTGTAAATTTAACTATCCAGCTATGA
- a CDS encoding serine hydrolase domain-containing protein produces the protein MRCVMKNIALLICFLLISVCCFAQSSDNPMRSPIDSAVAKLMAAYMQEGRRVGISIGINYKGKSYTYNYGETAPGSKKLPSSNSIYEIGSITKTFTGLLIAHAITEGKMSLNDDIRKFLPGNFPNLQYKNGGPVKIGYLLAHTAQFPNSFGNVSGKPIETPTFLDSLHQVKLDSLKSFRYAYSNVGYQLLGLILENIYQKTYYQLISQYITSPLGMVRTALNYSVKYADGQLSGYDANREAVGNMPSTLPGAGSLHSSVSDMLKYLKYQNVENNPALKLSHRIITGDIDNVAHAFQWEIGKTWNWDQYLRVDGGTNGFRSFCLIYPLSQIEIVILSNQKDDSAGVGLYRVASGIYKVVKEIK, from the coding sequence TTGAGGTGTGTTATGAAAAATATAGCCTTATTGATCTGTTTTCTATTAATAAGTGTTTGTTGTTTTGCACAAAGCAGCGACAATCCGATGAGATCGCCAATCGACTCTGCGGTGGCTAAATTAATGGCCGCATACATGCAGGAGGGGAGGCGGGTGGGCATTTCTATCGGGATCAACTACAAGGGGAAATCCTATACCTACAATTATGGCGAAACGGCGCCAGGATCTAAAAAACTCCCCAGCAGCAACTCCATCTATGAGATCGGTTCGATCACTAAGACCTTTACAGGATTACTTATCGCTCATGCGATTACGGAAGGGAAAATGTCTCTAAATGATGATATCCGTAAATTTCTACCAGGCAATTTTCCAAATCTCCAGTATAAAAATGGCGGTCCGGTAAAAATTGGCTATCTATTGGCACATACTGCCCAGTTTCCCAACAGTTTTGGTAATGTATCCGGTAAGCCAATAGAAACACCGACTTTTTTGGATTCTCTTCATCAGGTAAAGCTCGATTCCTTAAAATCTTTCCGTTACGCTTATTCAAATGTGGGCTACCAGCTGCTTGGACTAATCTTGGAAAATATTTATCAAAAGACCTATTATCAGCTCATCAGCCAGTATATTACTTCTCCCTTGGGCATGGTACGAACTGCTCTTAATTACAGTGTAAAGTATGCTGACGGGCAACTTAGCGGCTACGACGCAAATAGAGAAGCGGTCGGCAATATGCCCAGTACCCTCCCAGGAGCAGGAAGCCTTCACTCTTCAGTAAGCGATATGCTCAAATACCTTAAGTACCAGAACGTAGAGAACAATCCTGCGCTCAAACTAAGCCACCGTATCATTACGGGAGACATCGATAACGTTGCGCATGCCTTCCAATGGGAGATCGGAAAGACTTGGAACTGGGACCAGTACCTTAGAGTTGATGGGGGAACAAATGGCTTTCGCAGTTTCTGCCTCATCTATCCGCTAAGCCAAATCGAAATTGTTATTCTTTCAAACCAAAAGGACGACTCGGCAGGTGTCGGACTTTATAGAGTGGCAAGCGGTATATATAAAGTCGTTAAAGAAATCAAATAG